A window from Electrophorus electricus isolate fEleEle1 chromosome 7, fEleEle1.pri, whole genome shotgun sequence encodes these proteins:
- the rdh10b gene encoding retinol dehydrogenase 10-B isoform X2, with protein MNIVVEFFVVSFKVMWSFVLAGAKWLIKPEEKSVEGQVCVITGGGSGLGRLFAAEFARRRATLVLWDVNRRANEETAELVRDIYREMVPPKGFRNSVGELQLFQPQVYTYVCDVSKRESVYSTAEKVRREVGNVTFLINNAGVVSGHHLLECPDELIEKTMMVNCHAHFWTTKAFLPKMLELNQGHIVTVASSLGLFSTAGVEDYCASKFGAIGFHESLSHELKAASKDGIKMTLVCPFLVDTGMFKGCKIRKEMAPFFPPLKAEYCVERAMRAILTDQPMVCTPRTMVLPFDAIVCMYRFLGADKCMYPFLAQRKESTNNNGMKPGM; from the exons ATGAATATCGTCGTTGAATTTTTCGTTGTATCTTTCAAAGTAATGTGGTCTTTTGTTTTGGCCGGAGCGAAGTGGTTAATTAAGCCCGAGGAGAAGAGTGTggagggtcaggtgtgtgtaatAACCGGAGGCGGTAGTGGACTGGGACGGTTATTTGCTGCGGAGTTCGCCCGACGTCGCGCGACCCTCGTGCTCTGGGACGTCAATCGACGAGCAAATGAGGAGACGGCAGAGCTTGTGCGGGACATTTACCGAGAGATGGTCCCTCCAAAGG GATTTAGAAACAGCGTTGGAGAGTTGCAGTTATTTCAGCCCCAAGTTTACACctatgtgtgtgatgttagcAAGCGCGAAAGTGTGTATTCAACAGCAGAGAAGGTTCGACGAGAAGTGGGAAATGTCACTTTTCTCATCAACAACGCCGGAGTAGTTTCAGGACACCATCTACTTGAATGTCCGGATGAATTAATTGAAAAGACTATGATGGTGAACTGCCATGCACATTTCTGG ACTACCAAGGCATTTCTTCCCAAGATGCTGGAGTTAAATCAAGGACACATTGTGACTGTGGCCAGCTCTTTGGGTCTATTTAGTACTGCTGGTGTGGAG GATTATTGTGCGAGCAAATTTGGTGCCATAGGTTTCCATGAGTCCCTGAGTCATGAGTTGAAGGCAGCCAGTAAAGACGGGATTAAGATGACTCTGGTCTGTCCGTTTCTGGTGGACACAGGCATGTTCAAAGGTTGCAAAATCAG GAAGGAGATGGCACCGTTTTTCCCTCCACTGAAGGCAGAGTACTGTGTGGAACGAGCCATGAGAGCCATCCTCACAGACCAGCCGATGGTCTGCACACCACGAACAAT GGTTTTGCCATTTGATGCCATCGTGTGCATGTACCGTTTTCTTGGTGCTGATAAATGCATGTATCCCTTCCTGGCTCAGCGAAAAGAGTCCACAAACAACAATGGGATGAAACCTGGGATGTAG
- the elocb gene encoding elongin C paralog b, translating into MDCEEKTYGGCEGPDAMYVKLISSDGHEFIVKREHALTSGTIKAMLSGPGQFAENETNEVNFREIPSHVLSKVCMYFTYKVRYTNSSTEIPEFPIAPEIALELLMAANFLDC; encoded by the exons ATGG ACTGTGAAGAGAAGACATATGGGGGCTGTGAAGGGCCAGATGCCATGTATGTGAAATTAATCTCTTCTGATGGCCATGAGTTCATTGTGAAGAGAGAACATGCGCTGACATCTGGAACAATTAAAGCAATGCTGAGTGGCCCTG GCCAGTTtgctgaaaatgaaaccaaTGAAGTTAATTTCAGAGAGATACCCTCCCATGTTCTCTCTAAAGTCTGCATGTATTTCACATACAAAGTACGGTACACAAACAGCTCCACAGAAATCCCAGAATTCCCCATTGCTCCAGAGATAGCCCTGGAACTTCTGATGGCAGCGAACTTCTTGGATTGTTAA
- the ube2w gene encoding probable ubiquitin-conjugating enzyme E2 W-A, whose amino-acid sequence MASMQKRLQKELLALQSDPPPGMTLNERSVQNTITEWFIDMEGAPGTLYEGEKFQLLFKFSSRYPFDSPQVMFTGENIPVHPHVYSNGHICLSILTEDWSPALSVQSVCLSIISMLSSCKEKRRPPDNSFYVRTCNKNPKKTKWWYHDDTC is encoded by the exons ATGGCGTCAATGCAG AAAAGGCTGCAAAAAGAACTGTTGGCTTTGCAAAGTGATCCACCCCCTGGGATGACACTGAATGAAAGGAGTGTGCAAAATACAATCACAGA GTGGTTTATAGATATGGAGGGTGCTCCTGGTACTCTATACGAGGGTGAAAAATTCCAGCTGCTCTTCAAATTCAGCAGTCGTTATCCTTTTGACTCACCTCAG GTAATGTTTACTGGAGAGAATATTCCTGTCCATCCACATGTGTACAGCAATGGACATATCTGTCTGTCCATTTTAACAGAGGACTGGTCCCCAGCACTCTCGGTTCAGTCTGTGTGTCTTAGCATTATCAGCATGCTCTCAAGTTGCAAAGAGAAG CGACGCCCACCGGATAACTCATTTTATGTACGGACATGTaacaaaaacccaaagaaaacaaagtggTGGTATCATG ATGATACATGCTAG
- the rdh10b gene encoding retinol dehydrogenase 10-B isoform X1 — translation MNIVVEFFVVSFKVMWSFVLAGAKWLIKPEEKSVEGQVCVITGGGSGLGRLFAAEFARRRATLVLWDVNRRANEETAELVRDIYREMVPPKGFRNSVGELQLFQPQVYTYVCDVSKRESVYSTAEKVRREVGNVTFLINNAGVVSGHHLLECPDELIEKTMMVNCHAHFWTTKAFLPKMLELNQGHIVTVASSLGLFSTAGVEDYCASKFGAIGFHESLSHELKAASKDGIKMTLVCPFLVDTGMFKGCKIRKEMAPFFPPLKAEYCVERAMRAILTDQPMVCTPRTMYVVTFMKTVLPFDAIVCMYRFLGADKCMYPFLAQRKESTNNNGMKPGM, via the exons ATGAATATCGTCGTTGAATTTTTCGTTGTATCTTTCAAAGTAATGTGGTCTTTTGTTTTGGCCGGAGCGAAGTGGTTAATTAAGCCCGAGGAGAAGAGTGTggagggtcaggtgtgtgtaatAACCGGAGGCGGTAGTGGACTGGGACGGTTATTTGCTGCGGAGTTCGCCCGACGTCGCGCGACCCTCGTGCTCTGGGACGTCAATCGACGAGCAAATGAGGAGACGGCAGAGCTTGTGCGGGACATTTACCGAGAGATGGTCCCTCCAAAGG GATTTAGAAACAGCGTTGGAGAGTTGCAGTTATTTCAGCCCCAAGTTTACACctatgtgtgtgatgttagcAAGCGCGAAAGTGTGTATTCAACAGCAGAGAAGGTTCGACGAGAAGTGGGAAATGTCACTTTTCTCATCAACAACGCCGGAGTAGTTTCAGGACACCATCTACTTGAATGTCCGGATGAATTAATTGAAAAGACTATGATGGTGAACTGCCATGCACATTTCTGG ACTACCAAGGCATTTCTTCCCAAGATGCTGGAGTTAAATCAAGGACACATTGTGACTGTGGCCAGCTCTTTGGGTCTATTTAGTACTGCTGGTGTGGAG GATTATTGTGCGAGCAAATTTGGTGCCATAGGTTTCCATGAGTCCCTGAGTCATGAGTTGAAGGCAGCCAGTAAAGACGGGATTAAGATGACTCTGGTCTGTCCGTTTCTGGTGGACACAGGCATGTTCAAAGGTTGCAAAATCAG GAAGGAGATGGCACCGTTTTTCCCTCCACTGAAGGCAGAGTACTGTGTGGAACGAGCCATGAGAGCCATCCTCACAGACCAGCCGATGGTCTGCACACCACGAACAATGTACGTGGTCACCTTCATGAAAAC GGTTTTGCCATTTGATGCCATCGTGTGCATGTACCGTTTTCTTGGTGCTGATAAATGCATGTATCCCTTCCTGGCTCAGCGAAAAGAGTCCACAAACAACAATGGGATGAAACCTGGGATGTAG
- the tmem70 gene encoding transmembrane protein 70, mitochondrial — protein MRLFENVSIMYQIRVLSGLQYSSRNVLRGSVHLSTNTHKQCKDFDTYAATLTRKVNLHYPLQRALLKAETNKVHSYVYGRCYSSQSASPEEGVLIYTGSLGKAVLGVKFFSYSTTVFSVCVMPYVLMKTGIGISSLVLKVAFCGLLGFFTFLTPVLLHLITKGYVVRLYYNKQTDVYTAVTYNVLLVEKKTVFHQSDVRIPDMSRLFTSFYVKKQSMLVNPMHFDLPHDYNHLMGYDKPFSFDMEEVNKPDKN, from the exons ATGCGGTTGTTTGAAAACGTTTCGATAATGTACCAGATACGTGTTTTATCAGGGTTGCAGTATAGCTCAAGAAACGTCCTTCGTGGCAGTGTTCACCTTTCCACCAACACTCACaagcaatgtaaagattttgaCACCTATGCTGCAACTTTGACAAGAAAGGTTAATTTACACTATCCATTACAAAGGGCATTATTAAAAGCCGAAACGAATAAg GTTCATTCATACGTTTATGGAAGATGCTATTCCTCCCAATCGGCCAGCCCTGAGGAGGGAGTTTTGATCTATACAGGGAGTCTGGGGAAGGCTGTGCTTG GAGTGAAGTTTTTCTCCTACTCTAccactgtgttcagtgtgtgtgtgatgccctATGTCCTCATGAAGACTGGCATTGGGATTTCCAGTTTGGTGCTGAAGGTGGCCTTCTGTGGCTTACTTGGGTTCTTCACATTTCTAACACCAGTACTCCTCCACCTCATCACTAAAGGCTATGTGGTGCGCCTCTATTATAACAAGCAAACGGACGTGTACACAGCTGTCACTTACAATGTGCTCCTGGTGGAGAAAAAGACAGTGTTTCACCAGAGTGATGTCAGAATCCCAGACATGAGCAGGTTGTTCACTAGTTTCTATGTGAAGAAGCAGTCAATGCTCGTGAACCCAATGCACTTTGACTTGCCACATGACTACAATCACCTCATGGGTTATGATAAGCCCTTCTCATTTGACATGGAAGAAGTAAACAAACCTGACAAAAATTAA
- the rpl7 gene encoding 60S ribosomal protein L7 codes for MAGETEKKKVPSVPESLLKKRKRYATVKAMRLKAHKAEKKARRVTRKLIYKRAECYHKEYREMYRREIRMHRMARKAGNFYVPAEPKLAFVIRIRGINGVSPKVRKVLQLLRLRQIFNGVFVKLNKASINMLRIAEPYIAWGYPNLKSVRELIYKRGYGKINKQRIPLTDNSLIEKNLGRTGIICVEDLIHEIYTVGKNFKSANNFLWPFKLSSPRGGMNKKTTHFVEGGDAGNREDQINRLIRRMN; via the exons ATGGCGGGTGAAAC GGAAAAGAAGAAGGTTCCATCAGTCCCCGAAAGCCTCTTGAAGAAGAGGAAACGCTATGCCACGGTTAAGGCAATGCGCCTGAAGGCCCACAAGGCTGAGAAGAAG GCACGCAGAGTCACCCGGAAACTCATCTACAAGCGAGCTGAGTGCTACCACAAGGAGTACCGGGAGATGTACAGGCGCGAGATCCGCATGCACAGAATGGCTCGCAAAGCAGGCAATTTCTATGTCCCTGCTGAGCCCAAACTGGCATTCGTGATCAGGATAAGAGG caTCAATGGCGTCAGCCCCAAAGTGCGCAAGGTGCTGCAGCTGCTGCGGCTCCGTCAGATCTTCAACGGCGTCTTTGTCAAGCTCAACAAGGCTTCCATTAACATGCTCAGAATCGCCGAGCCCTACATTGCTTGGGG GTATCCCAACCTGAAATCTGTGCGTGAGCTGATCTACAAGCGTGGATACGGCAAGATCAATAAGCAGCGTATCCCCCTGACAGACAACTCGCTCATTGAGAAGAACCTTG GCAGGACCGGAATCATCTGTGTTGAAGATCTCATCCATGAGATCTACACTGTTGGGAAGAACTTTAAATCTGCCAACAACTTCCTGTGGCCATTCAAGCTCTCATCTCCTCGTGGTGGCATGAACAAGAAGACCACTCACTTTGTTGAGGGAGGAGATGCTGGAAACCGGGAGGACCAGATCAACCGACTCATAAGGAGGATGAACTAA